The sequence below is a genomic window from Bacteroidota bacterium.
GCTGTAGGATATGCGTACGTGGTGACGGCTGCATTCATGATCAGTGTATCGGAACATCCGTTTCCGTTCACCACCACGAGTGTCACATTGTAAGTTCCCGCCTGCGTGTAAATGTGCGACGGATTCTGCAAGGTCGATGTGTTGGTCATGGAAGTCGGATCGCCGAAATCCCAGTTGTAGGAAATGCCACCCGTAGATGCATCCGTAAAATTCACAATAGAAGGAACACAACCGCCCTGTCCAGGTGCAAATGCTGCGACCGGCGATGGATTGACCGTAACCGTGAACGGTTGTGTTTGAGTACAACCATTGGCATCGGTGACCGTTGCCGTGTAAGTGGTCGTTACGGTTGGACTGAAGGTCTGCGAAGTACCGTTCAAATTGCCCGGCATCCAGTTCACCGTGTATGGAGCGGTTCCTCCTGACGGAGTAGCGACAAGCGTGGTCGATTTACCAATACAGATCGCATTCGTTCCTGTAACTGAAAGCGCGAGAGCAGTTGGTTGTGTAACTGTGAACGTATAACTGTTTGTACATCCTGATTGATCTGCAACATCCACAGTGTAAGTTCCAGGACAAAGTCCGGTTGCGCTGTCCACTGTACTCACATTCGGCGTCCACGTGTAAACGTACGGAGTTGTTCCTCCCGAAGTATTGAGCACGATCGATCCATTACAAGCTCCATTGCACGTTACATTCTGCGCAGTATTGACCGATGACAAAGAACCAATATTTCCCACATTAATGATCGCAGTATCGGGCACTCCGCACGATGAAGCGTCCGTGATGAGAACAGAATAAGTTCCCGCGCAAAGATTGGTTGCAGTTGCTGCGTTTCCACCACTCGGTAACCACGTGTAGGTGTATGGAGGAAGTCCGCCCGTTACATTCACAGAAGCAGTACCTGTGCATGAATTACATTGGTCGGGAACAGAATTCGAAGTGAAAGTATAAGCCGTGGTGCATTGGAGAAAATCAACGAACACAGAAGAATCGTAAATACAATCGATCGCATCGGCAATCGCGATTTTAAAATGATACGTTTGACACGGAACCATTCCAACTGTTGTGGTGAGTACAGTTGTGAATGCATTTAAACTGATCGTAGCTCCGCCAGTGTTGTCAATGTAATATGCGCAGTTCACGCAAGGCCCCGTATTCGAATTTCCATTATTCACATTGTTGATCGAAACATATTGTCCGTTTGGAAGTGTTGCAATATTTGTTCCGGCATAAGCAGGTCCTGAAGGATTGGGGCCGGTAATAAAAAATCCGAAAAGATCATTGAACGAGTTCACAAAATTCGGATACTCTTCCGAACCGAAAACAAAACGTATGGAAAGTGAATCGCAATGCGGAATAAGATCAAACTCAAGCACGCAACAATCTTCATGATTCGTGTTCGGATCAAGCGCCGTGAGATCGGGATCATTGCAGGAAGTTGCATTGAAACAATAACTCACATCTACGGAAGAAGAACTGTTCGTTCCGGGAATACTATCGACTGCGCCTGAACTGAGAACAATGCCGTTGTTCAAACCGAGATTGGTGGTCACTCCGTTGGAAAAAGAACCGTAACCGCCCGCAGAACAATTGAGCGTGACATTTGAAACCTGCAATCCGTTTCCTACGAGTGCCTGCACAAGTTGATTCGCAGTGACCGCCGAATTGATCGTGAGTTGCCCTTTCGCCGAATGAAGAAAAAGAATTCCGGCGATGGAAAAAATAATACAGGGCAAATTAAAAAAACTTTTCACTGTGATCTTTTATCTGATGAGGTTAACGTGACCAATGAGTGAATGATGGTATCCTAAAATATCATTGCATTCCACTTTCCACACATACGTATCGATCTGGCATTTGTTTCCTTTGAAAGTTCCGTCCCATCCATCGCCCCACACACGCGTATCGTAAATGAGCATTCCCCAGCGATCGAATACCATGAAGTGATAACGGTTCGCGTCAATGTTATAACCGACCGGCATGAAAATTTCATTGAGCCCATTTCCATTCGGTGTGAAAGTATTCGGAACATAAATGGACGCAGGATCAGGAACAACTTCGATGCAATTCACCGTAGTATCTGTACAACCATTCGAAGAATAAACGATCTGCTGCACGCAATACGTTCCTGTGTCGGTGTAAGAGTGACACGGATCCGGTACTGTAGAATTATTCGCATCGTTCGGATCGTTGAAATTCCAGAGGTACGTTGTGGCATTGAGCGCCGTTTCATTAAAACAGAAATTTGCTTCCATCAGAATATTCTGCGTTGCACTCGGAACAAATCCTGCCGTTGGCGATAACCAGGAATTGATGTAAGCGATATTCGTGAGTGAATCAATACAACCATCTGTTCCTGTAATCACCAACGTTACATTGTAAGTTCCTACTGTGTAACACTGGAAACCTGCGCCGTCACTGTTCCCGTTTCCGTATTCCCACAAAAGTGATTGTGTATTCGGAGTGTTGTTCGTGAACGTAACACAAACCGGTGAACATCCCTGTGTAGTATCAGCAGTGTATGCAACAACCGGAAGCGGATTTACAATCGCCTGAATAGAATCTGTGGTCGTACATCCATTCGCATCAGTAACTGTTACCGTATAAAATCCAGTTGTTGCCGGGCAAATATTAATGCTGCTCGTTGTCATCGCTCCTGGATTCCACGAATAAGTATAACCGGGTGTTCCGCCTGATGGCGCAATGGAAATGATGCCGCATTTTCCTGCACACACAGCGAGAGGAGCCGATGGTGTTGCATTCAGAACAGCGGGTTGTGTGAGCGTGATAGTGCTTGTGGAAGTACATCCGTTCGCATCGGTAATATCCACTTGGTAATTTCCTGCGCAAAGTCCCGTTGCTGTTTGCGTCGTTTGCACCGGTGAAGTATTCCAACTGTAAGTGTAAGGCGCCGTTCCGCTCGCAGGTGTTGCGGTTAGTGAACCATTGCATGAACCGAAACAAGTGATCGGCGCCTGGATACTTGCAGTGGAAGTGAGTCCGCCGGTGAGCGGAACAATAACAGAAGTATCCTGCTGGCATCCGTTCGCGTCAACGATCGTGCATGTGTATGTGCCTGCGCAAAGATTTGTTGCGGTGGATGTAGATTGTGCCGGTGTGGAATTCCAACTGTAAGTGTAACCCGGATTTCCCCCGCTCACATTCACAGTTGCCGTTCCGTTACAAGCTGTACATGATGTTGCTGTGTTCGCCGTGGTGAATGTCATTCCCGGTGGTTGCACGAGAGTGATGGTTTGTGTTAGAGTACAACCCGTAGCATCGGTGATATCGACCGTGTAAGTTCCTGCAGTTTGTCCGGTGATCGTTTGTGTGATTTGATTTCCCGGATGCCAGAGATAAGTATAAGGCCCTGTTCCTCCTGTAGGATTTGCAGTGATGGATCCATTGTTCGAACCGAAACAAGTTGGATTAACTGAAGTCGTTGTTGCTGCAAGACTTCCTACTGAGCCGGTAACGGTTACAAATGCAGAATCAACTCCGCCGGTAGAAGTGTTTGTAAAAAGTACAGTGTATGTTCCCGGGCAAAGATTGAATGCAGTGTCATTTGTTCCGCCGGTGGGAAGCCATTGATAAGTATAATTTCCTGCAGTACATAATGCCTGAACAGCAACGGAAGCTTGTCCGGAACAGGTACAACCTGCAGAAGGAAGCATAGCCGTTGTTGTATTTGCGCTGCAGTTGGAAACAGGAAAAGTAAGCGATGCAAAAAATCCCTGTCCGCATGCAAGAATTTCTCCGGGATTTGCGCCGAGACAAACATCATACACAGGTCCCGATGTTGCAATTGTTGTGAGCAGATTCAATCCGGCATCATATTCTTTAACTCCACCGGGAGTTCCTACATAAACATTTCCACAACCATCAAGACAGAGTCCGCTGGTGTTATATTCTATTCCACCGGCAACAGGAACACTGCCAAGAAGTGCAAGTGTATTTTTATCCCAGTGTTTTACAACCAATCCGTCGGTAGAATAAAGATCACAGCCAACAGCCATTCCATTGTAACCGGAGAACCAGGAATCTGTTTGGCTCGGATCAATCTCATTGAGAAGATAACCGTCCTGCACAGAATTAATTGTAGTGTATGCGCTGTTCACATGCCAGATAAGATTATCTGCCGGAGGATTCGGCGAACCTGCAGTATTGAAAACTTCTCCATACACATCGCCATTCGCATCCACGCACATACCGCGGATCTCGCCCGAC
It includes:
- a CDS encoding choice-of-anchor L domain-containing protein, which produces MKSFFNLPCIIFSIAGILFLHSAKGQLTINSAVTANQLVQALVGNGLQVSNVTLNCSAGGYGSFSNGVTTNLGLNNGIVLSSGAVDSIPGTNSSSSVDVSYCFNATSCNDPDLTALDPNTNHEDCCVLEFDLIPHCDSLSIRFVFGSEEYPNFVNSFNDLFGFFITGPNPSGPAYAGTNIATLPNGQYVSINNVNNGNSNTGPCVNCAYYIDNTGGATISLNAFTTVLTTTVGMVPCQTYHFKIAIADAIDCIYDSSVFVDFLQCTTAYTFTSNSVPDQCNSCTGTASVNVTGGLPPYTYTWLPSGGNAATATNLCAGTYSVLITDASSCGVPDTAIINVGNIGSLSSVNTAQNVTCNGACNGSIVLNTSGGTTPYVYTWTPNVSTVDSATGLCPGTYTVDVADQSGCTNSYTFTVTQPTALALSVTGTNAICIGKSTTLVATPSGGTAPYTVNWMPGNLNGTSQTFSPTVTTTYTATVTDANGCTQTQPFTVTVNPSPVAAFAPGQGGCVPSIVNFTDASTGGISYNWDFGDPTSMTNTSTLQNPSHIYTQAGTYNVTLVVVNGNGCSDTLIMNAAVTTYAYPTALFSVNTDSVGELTPDIIFTDAELGGDTCVFYFGDGDSLSNCNFGTNDHTYPGAGYYTAMEIVTNAAGCVDTFMIDVVVGEETSLYVPNAFTPNGAPPNEIFLAYGVNVQKFHMMVFDRWGNLLFESSDINKGWDGTYKGHLCPEDTYVWKIDYVDTHGKMKKLYGHVTMVR
- a CDS encoding T9SS type B sorting domain-containing protein, with translation MHTLTRNSAGFCCGLLAMIFSASVPLHAQQILNKQGNLLPGNKFSESPFTANFIDNKTQFDKYSSKGETVKYGAFAGGAITLFSGDAVQYVQDVAIHSKEDKEARKNKMEEKKFELRRLTMKWVNANSNIQFETGDALTEYFSCPDPADNQRTIYSSCFTTITAKNVYNGIDVVYTFPAEGGVKYALRVHPGADLSQVKIQWEGDKDIQLVDGNIEVITEKMGTSTDHAPKSFYEENNASLTSSFILNADKTIGFDLGSFDHTKTVLIDPWTFNPAFTTFNSAYDIAQDGNGNIYLYGGANPYELKKFTSAGAPVWTFATFASGYYGDMCLEPGTWNIYCAYGPWGDAIIKISPAAGIIYQVNSGNFSREIYRIYYNPVSLQMTVMGMNLPSSLNPMVLNINPATGAYSAAVQHPTCTSGEIRGMCVDANGDVYGEVFNTAGSPNPPADNLIWHVNSAYTTINSVQDGYLLNEIDPSQTDSWFSGYNGMAVGCDLYSTDGLVVKHWDKNTLALLGSVPVAGGIEYNTSGLCLDGCGNVYVGTPGGVKEYDAGLNLLTTIATSGPVYDVCLGANPGEILACGQGFFASLTFPVSNCSANTTTAMLPSAGCTCSGQASVAVQALCTAGNYTYQWLPTGGTNDTAFNLCPGTYTVLFTNTSTGGVDSAFVTVTGSVGSLAATTTSVNPTCFGSNNGSITANPTGGTGPYTYLWHPGNQITQTITGQTAGTYTVDITDATGCTLTQTITLVQPPGMTFTTANTATSCTACNGTATVNVSGGNPGYTYSWNSTPAQSTSTATNLCAGTYTCTIVDANGCQQDTSVIVPLTGGLTSTASIQAPITCFGSCNGSLTATPASGTAPYTYSWNTSPVQTTQTATGLCAGNYQVDITDANGCTSTSTITLTQPAVLNATPSAPLAVCAGKCGIISIAPSGGTPGYTYSWNPGAMTTSSINICPATTGFYTVTVTDANGCTTTDSIQAIVNPLPVVAYTADTTQGCSPVCVTFTNNTPNTQSLLWEYGNGNSDGAGFQCYTVGTYNVTLVITGTDGCIDSLTNIAYINSWLSPTAGFVPSATQNILMEANFCFNETALNATTYLWNFNDPNDANNSTVPDPCHSYTDTGTYCVQQIVYSSNGCTDTTVNCIEVVPDPASIYVPNTFTPNGNGLNEIFMPVGYNIDANRYHFMVFDRWGMLIYDTRVWGDGWDGTFKGNKCQIDTYVWKVECNDILGYHHSLIGHVNLIR